Genomic window (Culex pipiens pallens isolate TS chromosome 3, TS_CPP_V2, whole genome shotgun sequence):
aatctattggttcatttgtttgaaaacgcttcgaaatgtgttaaaatagtagtttatgcaacaagttgcaaaaagaggattttttcagcacgagtcgtacatttatccaacgaggttcaccgagtgggataaatacgaagagtgctgaaaaaatcaagttttgcaacgagttccatacaacattttttgcaattccaaaaaacacacactgagtgaaattgtatgtcaaattttcatgtattttgtcaataaatcttttaaatcaaaaaaatgttgaaaagtgttacttttcgaaacaagtgctgaaaagttcaacttttcagcacccatttgagtgctgaaaagtagaacttttcagcatttattttgaaaagtgttgctattcgattctgttatttttggtacagaaaagtaggctatttcgtcgttcaagaatgacaggaaaagtaagtagtttcacgacggaattgcaaaaactacttttttgcaattccgctgtgaaactgtcaacttttcctgtccttctgaagaaatgaaacggcctactttttcctaccaaaaataacagaatcgaatagcaacacttttcaaaataaatgctgaaaagttctacttttcagcactgaaatgagtgctgaaaagttgaacttttcagcacttgttttgaaaagtaaaacttttcaacattttttttatttaaacgatttattggaaaaatacatgaaaattttacttaaaatttcactcaatgggtgtttttcggaattgcaaaaaatattgtatggaactcgttgcaaaacttgattttttcaacactcgtcgtatttatccaactcggtgaacctcgttggataaatgtacgactcgtgctgaaaaaatcctctttttgcaacttgttgcataaactactaattctttgctgtaagaccatatttctgaagtattaactacaaattctaaaatctctgcattttcaggtttctttgattggctcattcaaaacccacaaacaaccattttcatgaaaaatgaggaaaataataaaactatcggtctaataacaatgttttgtcttgtttatgaatagtcaaaacgtttataaacttttgttttgataaaaataaggtttttctgtaatttagaaaaaagtgctcctgaatatttagttgctcatatgcctaggtggtgctctggtgcaccaaatgaaaaaggttgaaaaacatttcaggatttttcatttttagagtttcgaatttttattttttttaaactttttgttttttttttatttctgatttttaaaatttagttttttttttagtttttgaagctctgattttttgaatttctgaatttttgttcATGTTTGCTCTCATCAATCAGAGCAGAcatccaaaaatcaccaaaacacGCATGCAAAACTTTGCTCTcggcttgccggtacttgtcTGGTACTTGACAGGTAccgaaacatatttttgaaaacgtttttttgcatattttgaaaacgtttttttgcatgttttctgacaaaaaaaaactgaacacaaatatattttaatgataaaaataaaaatatttgcaacggtcttagcagataaaaaaaaatgtatttttttagctatggcacaaattaaaaattcatttggcaATGCTGCcagtttttccaaaaaattataaatcatgGAAAAAAATTACGGCCAACGACCAAAAATTTGCTTCACTGGGAAATGGTAAAtctagcggattgcagactggatttagccttttgatgtgatgattgtctaagatTCTCATAACTatgacagccgtccattgccggcccaACCCATCTCCACCGCCCACCAGGAACAAGGAAAGAGATTCGGAAGACAGAAAATGtcgattttctattttttttaaggggataagggaaaatctccacggtttccccaaataagtttcgcttggagttgggcGGTTTTGGTGAAGGcggtttggcatttttttcaaatctcacTTATATTATCTCAACCTCAATTAGCTTTCCAAGTTGCAATGGTTTCCAAGTCCCAATGGtttttgagtggtcaccctggctTTTACGATATAGGTAGAACGGGGTTACGAGAAgaaaaagggaaatttaataCAAACTTGTTGCATCGTTAAGTACACGCAGTGCCAATTATACCGATAAACTAATGTGTAAGGAAAATGCTTTTCGCGCGCGCGCACCTTTTAAGTATAGTAGAAAGCGTTTCAGTTTTTAAACATTGCTGAGCTGATATAAGGCAGAATAAAAACCAATCGTcgtcaataaacaaaaaaagtattttcaacgcGCATACCAATGTGATAGTGTTCATGAGAAAGGAATAAATGCTGACAAcagaaaatattgtaacaaaacaaaaatgtatttttattgcttagttttaaaaatgtacGCATCCATCACACTCGCACTCAGACTTTGTTCGATTTCTTCGTAGGTTTTACACTGCATTAGAACCGCCTTCCGGGCGCGGTTTCCGCGTAACTTTGACATGACGATAATCGCCAGCTCTTCGCGACACTCGGGAGAGCTGAGCCGCAGCCGTTGGTTAAAGTACTGGCAGATGTAGCGGAACAGCTCGACGGTGTCGTTCGAGTCGTCCAGGACGGGGATCGTCTGCAGCGCGAACAGTCTCAACGAGGGATCCATTACTACTAACATTTTTGGGATTGGGAAGTGGAGAGATTTCTGAAGAGGAGCGCAATCAAAGCCGTTATTTGCACACAGTTTAATGATAAGCGCCCGTTATCGCACTCTACAAACTATACATTACTCATTGCAAATACACCCTCAGCGAACCACTTTCGATACGAGCTCGTCGTGGGTTTTGCACTTTTTCTGGGCGGCCTGCACGGCGTAGGTTCCACGAAGTCTAGAAGCCATGATGAGGCCCAGTTCTTCCTGGGCGGCGTTCGAGGCGCCCACGAGCTGGTTGGCAAAGTACTTGCTAGTGAACAGGAAAAGCTCCTTGGAGCCGGCGGTTCCGTCCAGCACGGGGATCACCTGTAGGGCCAGGTCGCGCAGTGTAGCGTCCATTGGTGACGTGAGTGATGAACTGATTGCTAGCTGGGTTGAGAAGCGAACTTTTATAATCGTCGATTTAAATTTCTGTGGTTAGTAAAACCACTATTTTGTGGTAACTGTCATGATTGTGATAAGAGCCTAagtagttttgcaaaaaaaaaaagtttcatagaTCGATGTGATATAcagtttaaaaattgtatttgacatttgttcaaattttaaatttcgccattttgcatcattgattTCTCCATTCAAGTATCCGGAAATTTGTACCATGAAGataaaggaattttctgatcgattcggtatacagtccagactcgattaaaaaataaaatttgtaatcgccagcaaaaacaaatggtaagctagtgagCGGGATATCGGGCTTGGACATGGGCTTGGATAACTCTGtgtgacttcggataatcgaatcacgaacaaaacattttttctccgtattttcttatttttaacattaaattcaagTTCTGAGACCCcatattagagcaattctctcagatttcggtcattcgatttttttgtatattttaatccggctgaaacttttttgtgccttcggtatgcccaaagaagccattttgcattcttagtttgtccatataaatttccatacaaaaattatatgtgaaaattcaaaaatctgtatcttttgaagaaattttttgatcgatttggtgtcttgggcaaagttgtagttatggataaggactacactgaaaaaaatgatacacggtaaaaaaaaatgatttttaatttaactttttgtcactaaaacttgatttgaaaaaaaaaaacactatttttgttttattttttgatatgttttaggggacataaaatgccaacaatTTAAaagcttatttatttatttttaaccaCTCTGAATTCTGGGGcctcaaatcaattttttttagaaaatatttttttgactttttcagaatttttagagAACTTTTATAATTCAAGAACTTTTGGATGAATGAAAACTTGTAAACCAAttcttttgaataaaatttcgagtttttggagtttttattagtttttattgggtaaattttagaaattatggttttctttaaatttctatttttgatttatttaaaaaacaaaaattatttccgTAAATATTCTTTGACAATCTTTAGTCTTTTAATATATTGAATTTTAcgaattatataattttataaatacataaaaaatctatattttttaagcttttggaattaaaaacaatcttatttatatttttaaaattttaggaatgTTTACCTCTATTTTTGAATCTtgattttttgcgaattttcagAACTTctggttttgttttgttaagacttataaaattcagaaaattcatcatttccagaattttagaattttgcttttttttattttgggaaattaaaaaatggacatgtttttaaacacagtttttagtttttgaggcTTTTTAGACTTAAGTATAATGTTTAGCTTTTTAAGaattatactgcccatgttcgcataaatgtcctttATGCAAagacagcaagctgagaaaaacgcaaaacaaatttgcccacacataaggctacgtggaaagttttcatgaaaaaaactggattttctcctgatttctagatcAAAGTATTGGATTTTGTAGGCTCTACACATCAATTTGTATGCTCTACAATGGATTTTGTAGGCTAACTacatcaaaaactcaaaagtgatggaaatgcatatgggacatttttacgatcaggggcagtatattagtttctgaaaaatattagaaatttcgAAAACACGAGAGTCTTGTAAAAAATAccaggatttttttaagttttggaatTAAAAGATtcctttttttgggattttgtcATGTTTAAGAAGTTGTAGTAATTATAATGTTTTTGGATCATgtagaattttcagaaattggaatctcaaaaactgataaattttaataatttataatttcctTAGAATATAAATATTGACAAATTCCTTTATACACTATCACGGATATGCTAAAAAAATAcgcaaaatattgataaatttttataaagaaaaaaaaacctgaggTGTTTTGTCTTTCTTCGACCTGTagtaaaaaacttgaaatacaattggacaaatttgtaaatttaggATTTCTTTAGACTTATTctttggttttaattttaaataattttaaatctatttaattttttagctGTCATTTTGGTAACTTCTgatcactagcgtgcacagggtgggacaacatggggcaactgccccaccatcctcagaaatttgttctaattttAGTCAGGGGGcgtccataaacgacgaaattttctAAACGTCCATATAATTGCCACACCTTCCTCGGGAAGCTGGGCACGCTACTGCTTCTGATAGCccaattttaattctttttaaatatagAAATTTTTGCGTTAGAATCtaatgattttataaattttctgaatttttagtttttttttctttaatttgtaaattgtttgaacattttgaaacttaccgaaaagcatttttttaaattttgagaattgaagaaaaatgtttgcccattttttttggaatatgcAAACCAGTctgcttgggttcgatcccagacggtcccggtggcatttttcaagacgagatttatctgatcacgccttccgtcggacggggaagtaaatgttggccccggtctaacctagaaggttaggtcgttagctcaatccaggtgcaggagtcgtctcccttggacttgcctcggtggagtcgctggtaggcagttggactaacaatccaaaggtcaatttttgttttgtttttttttaaatattaagtttttaggccgatgcaaatatttaaaaaagtttttgtccctcggccctggccgaggtcaagggggggggggcaaaaaaataaaaaaatataataatttaaataacaagccatagtcttcacatttaaatgaaaaaagtgttttaaaatgcattttacactagttcagttgttttgcaatcattagttttcaaaaaatctatgatctgacaaaaacaaaaattgtatcgaaaaaaaaagattttgcatcgaaaattttcaaaaaatcttaagattttttaagaaacccaaacatgctaaaaatgattttaaacgcaggagaatgtattttaatttgatttcagttggttgcacttgaattttcattgaaattttgaagtttattgtaaaaatatttttttttgccccctgatttttcgggccaattttgaaggggggggtgacaaaaacttttaaaaatatttgtaccagccttataaaatatttggaattttaagCAAATGAGAgtcttagaaaattaaaaagatcATGAAGATGTTTTACAGCTTTGAGAATTTCTAGTAATTTGTTAGTTTGTAAATTTTCAtacgtgtaattttttttaactataacTGCGTTTATGTGATTATATGATTTAAAAgaccaatatattttttttcaaaaacgttgtttTATTCAGAACAGTTTCGGTTAATATCGACAAAGAATGGCTTAAAAAATAAGTTAGTGTGCGTGAGTTTGTGCGctttatacaaaataaaaaaaacgaagaattGTTCAGTCAGTTGCTCACTAGATAAAAAACGAACAGATCAAATCAGCAGATGCTGACAAGTTGTCTAATGCTATTTAAAATCGCCTTTTCTTCTTCTAAACTCGCACTCTGTCTCACTCTTTTGTTTCACTCATGCTACTCTTAAATGTTACAGGTTTTGTTTTATACAATCTTCCGCGCACTCTTCAAACGACTCATTCTCACACACTGGTTACTTCTTGGGGGCGCTCCTCACCGAattgactgttttttttaataaggaaTGATAAACACACGACTTGCTTAGGGAACGCTCTTGCGCACCTCCCCGCCGGACGGGCTCTTCTCCAGCTCGTTGGTCATGTTGGTGCGCACCGTCTTGAGCACCACGTTCGTCTTCTGGATCTGCTGCTTAATGTCCTGCTCGAGGCGCTCCTTGCGCCGGTTCGCCGACTTGATGCTGTCGTACGCGAGCTCCAGGTGGCGCCGTGTTTGCTTGTAGCGGCGCTTCAGCTCGGCGTAGTCCGCTTCGATCTTGGCGCAGTCGTGCgggggcgtcgtcgtcgtcgtcgctgacGTCGGGTTGAGCTCTTGAATGGCTGAAAAGTGAGAGATTAGTATGAGAATTGAGCTTCTCACGAAGCTGAGGGCGACTGCGGCGTGCTTACCTTCCTCCTTTGGTTCCATGAGCAGGTTGCTCATCGAACGGGTCAGCTCGAGCGTTTTGAGCAGGGGACGGGCGGGGCTGGGTGCGGGGGGCGGTGCTTGGCTTTCGGTGTGGGAGTGACGGCCGGCGTCGCTTTCGATGCCGAGATCGGGGGAGGAGTTTTCGGGGCGGGAGGTGCGTTCGGGTTTGGCGGGGCGGCCTGCGACGAGGAGGAGTTCCTCGGAGGTGTAGCCGGACGCGATGGAGCCTTCCGCGCCGGAAGAGCTGTTGAGTCGCTTGGGTGGAGTTCGCTGCTGGGTGGCGAGCTGGAGTTGGCCTTGGATTTCCTGCAGCTTGGCGTTGAGGGCGTTCTTTTCCTCTTTGGTGGCACGCAGGTCGTCCTGACAGTGCTTGAGTTCGTCCTCGAGTTGACGCTTCTCGTTGAGTGCCTTGGTGCGTTCGATGGCCGCCTTGGACGCTTGCAGGGTGGTTTCGTCGAGCGTTTTGCGCATGGATTGGACGGCGGATTCCGCGTCTTGGAGTTGCTTCTTGAGTCGCGCTTGATCTTCGCTCATGCCGAGCAGCTGCATTTCGGTGTCGTCCAGCCGGAACATCACCTCCTGCAGTTCCTGCAGCTTCTCCTGGTGGATGTTCTTGGAGATGTAGGACTCGGAGAGGCTAGCTTCGAAGGAGGCTTGTTTGGCCTTAAGTTGACTGTTGAACGACTCGGATAGGTCGCGACGGAGGTCCTCCAGCCGTTGGCGTTCCTGCGCCAGCAGAGTCTCGATCTGGTCTTTGTGCTTTTGCTGCACTTCTTGGTGCTCCGTTCGGAGGTTGTCGAGCTTCATGACGGCCACCCGCAGGTCGACGAAAGCCTGCTCGCGCTCTTTCCTGAGTTTTTCGAGGACTTCGTCCTTTTGTTGAATCTCCCGGGTCAGCTCTTCCAGACGCTTCTCGTTGGTCTTGCTGCGATCCTGCTGGACGCCGTTCTCCTTCTCCAGCCGCTGGTTGACCTGGCGGGTGTTCTCCAGCTCGGCCTGCATCCGGGACGCCTTCATGCGTTCCTCCTGCAACTTGTTGTCCAGGTCGACCAACCGACTCTGCACGTCCAGTATTTTGCTGTCCTTTTCCTGCAGCGCACCGGTCAGCGTTCCGACCGTTTCCTGGAGCTGCTTCAACTCGGCCGTGTGCTTCTTGAGATAGCCAACGTTCTCGTTCTCGGACGTGGAGCTCAACTCCTGCAGGACGCCACCACGAGTCACGACGCTTTTGACCTTGCTGGCCGAGTTGGGCAACGAGGTTCGCTCCTCGAGGCCAATCCGCGCCTGCGAGACATCGCGATCCGGCTCCGACCAAGCTTCCGAGTCGGAAAGCGGCTCTGCAAGAGCCGGGATGATCTTCCTCCGGACGTCCTTCTTGTTGTGCCCAGCGAGTTGCCCCCTCAGTTCACGATTCTCCGCCTTGAGCGTCTCAATCACCTTGGCCACACTGCCAACGCTCTCGTCGGCGCGGTTCTCCTTGTTGGCCTCCAGCAAGCTATCCTCCCCAGCGTCCAAATACCCACTCAAGCAACTCAAATGCGCCAGACTGCTCTCCGGCAGCGAGAAGCCCGTCACCGAGATGGACATGTTCAGGCTGCGCGACAGATCCAAGCTCCGATCGACGGCCTTCCGCATCGCCTTCCTCCGGTCAACCGGAAGCGATCCGCTAAACTCCTTGTTCCGCAGCAGCGAGTCCAGGAAGCCGGCCAGTTCCTCCAGCCGCGCCGTTGAGATCGCACACAGGTCCATGCAGTCCTTGCGCCACCGCTGCGCTTTGTCCGTTTCGTCCCGGGCCTGGATCAACTCCTCGTTGAGCTGCTTGATGATGATGTTCTCGTTGCGATCCGTCGAACCGCCCGTCAACTTCGCGATCAGACTCTCGTTCTTCTTCTGGAGGGCGCGCAGTCGCTGGACAACGGCATCGTACTCGTCCTGCGTCACCGGCTGCTGGTTCTCGTCGACGATGGGGGCGTTCTTGGCGGGATTTCCCGGGTCGGAGACGATCTGTGGGAAAGAAACATAATTACTTTTCGAACTAAACTAGTCTTCGAGACATTCAAATGTTATCGTTGAGTGCAAACAGGTTGAAATGCGGTGAATGTGAGCAACTTTTCGCAACAAACAGGAACCTTCACCGAAAACAGAACCGACTTTTGTACTCACTGTAACTTAAATCTAGATTTGAACTGCTCGAACAATGATAACTTAAACatgtaaaaataacaacaacaggTGTAGAGCATTCATgcaaggaggaggaggaggtcaGGCAAATGAGACTCGATCTAGCGACGACCGAACAAACTTAGCGTTGATTT
Coding sequences:
- the LOC120416133 gene encoding centrosomin isoform X2; protein product: MSGIFKYTPNRAAASTPNRRSAFGVTGFGGSPSHQNDATMDNSYSMGFRSPSMSALAGQTSPAQGRSLREYEEQMSALRKENFNLKLRIYFLEENAGLTAGHATSPTTADGNTSGGTPESLIKQNIDLKVELESLRKDLQEKQDLLLQAGKAMDLMEESSRKAQDHNREIIDDLEHRLELLHHEIKQMEQAERQQQQQANMTRSRLNETGLLDFLEKMDHRELNVQDKLQALEMDSVVRQCHEQNEELCRKIGELHQQLEERELKIGALEAEVNDLRFECAELKDKLEENGKSTSDAEIMRLKKDLFAAKSDLADKLCQLDDTEVKLREKTVEHVQACKVVEKLCKTIPELEKEISRLKRNSNPDPNPKEAVAKKIVSDPGNPAKNAPIVDENQQPVTQDEYDAVVQRLRALQKKNESLIAKLTGGSTDRNENIIIKQLNEELIQARDETDKAQRWRKDCMDLCAISTARLEELAGFLDSLLRNKEFSGSLPVDRRKAMRKAVDRSLDLSRSLNMSISVTGFSLPESSLAHLSCLSGYLDAGEDSLLEANKENRADESVGSVAKVIETLKAENRELRGQLAGHNKKDVRRKIIPALAEPLSDSEAWSEPDRDVSQARIGLEERTSLPNSASKVKSVVTRGGVLQELSSTSENENVGYLKKHTAELKQLQETVGTLTGALQEKDSKILDVQSRLVDLDNKLQEERMKASRMQAELENTRQVNQRLEKENGVQQDRSKTNEKRLEELTREIQQKDEVLEKLRKEREQAFVDLRVAVMKLDNLRTEHQEVQQKHKDQIETLLAQERQRLEDLRRDLSESFNSQLKAKQASFEASLSESYISKNIHQEKLQELQEVMFRLDDTEMQLLGMSEDQARLKKQLQDAESAVQSMRKTLDETTLQASKAAIERTKALNEKRQLEDELKHCQDDLRATKEEKNALNAKLQEIQGQLQLATQQRTPPKRLNSSSGAEGSIASGYTSEELLLVAGRPAKPERTSRPENSSPDLGIESDAGRHSHTESQAPPPAPSPARPLLKTLELTRSMSNLLMEPKEEAIQELNPTSATTTTTPPHDCAKIEADYAELKRRYKQTRRHLELAYDSIKSANRRKERLEQDIKQQIQKTNVVLKTVRTNMTNELEKSPSGGEVRKSVP
- the LOC120416133 gene encoding centrosomin isoform X1, translated to MSAPNPEQNSTWDDSQIDHVRECLASFTESIGSPSHQNDATMDNSYSMGFRSPSMSALAGQTSPAQGRSLREYEEQMSALRKENFNLKLRIYFLEENAGLTAGHATSPTTADGNTSGGTPESLIKQNIDLKVELESLRKDLQEKQDLLLQAGKAMDLMEESSRKAQDHNREIIDDLEHRLELLHHEIKQMEQAERQQQQQANMTRSRLNETGLLDFLEKMDHRELNVQDKLQALEMDSVVRQCHEQNEELCRKIGELHQQLEERELKIGALEAEVNDLRFECAELKDKLEENGKSTSDAEIMRLKKDLFAAKSDLADKLCQLDDTEVKLREKTVEHVQACKVVEKLCKTIPELEKEISRLKRNSNPDPNPKEAVAKKIVSDPGNPAKNAPIVDENQQPVTQDEYDAVVQRLRALQKKNESLIAKLTGGSTDRNENIIIKQLNEELIQARDETDKAQRWRKDCMDLCAISTARLEELAGFLDSLLRNKEFSGSLPVDRRKAMRKAVDRSLDLSRSLNMSISVTGFSLPESSLAHLSCLSGYLDAGEDSLLEANKENRADESVGSVAKVIETLKAENRELRGQLAGHNKKDVRRKIIPALAEPLSDSEAWSEPDRDVSQARIGLEERTSLPNSASKVKSVVTRGGVLQELSSTSENENVGYLKKHTAELKQLQETVGTLTGALQEKDSKILDVQSRLVDLDNKLQEERMKASRMQAELENTRQVNQRLEKENGVQQDRSKTNEKRLEELTREIQQKDEVLEKLRKEREQAFVDLRVAVMKLDNLRTEHQEVQQKHKDQIETLLAQERQRLEDLRRDLSESFNSQLKAKQASFEASLSESYISKNIHQEKLQELQEVMFRLDDTEMQLLGMSEDQARLKKQLQDAESAVQSMRKTLDETTLQASKAAIERTKALNEKRQLEDELKHCQDDLRATKEEKNALNAKLQEIQGQLQLATQQRTPPKRLNSSSGAEGSIASGYTSEELLLVAGRPAKPERTSRPENSSPDLGIESDAGRHSHTESQAPPPAPSPARPLLKTLELTRSMSNLLMEPKEEAIQELNPTSATTTTTPPHDCAKIEADYAELKRRYKQTRRHLELAYDSIKSANRRKERLEQDIKQQIQKTNVVLKTVRTNMTNELEKSPSGGEVRKSVP
- the LOC120416133 gene encoding centrosomin isoform X3, encoding MSAPNPEQNSTWDDSQIDHVRECLASFTESIGSPSHQNDATMDNSYSMGFRSPSMSALAGQTSPAQGRSLREYEEQMSALRKENFNLKLRIYFLEENAGLTAGHATSPTTADGNTSGGTPESLIKQNIDLKVELESLRKDLQEKQDLLLQAGKAMDLMEESSRKAQDHNREIIDDLEHRLELLHHEIKQMEQAERQQQQQANMTRSRLNETGLLDFLEKMDHRELNVQDKLQALEMDSVVRQCHEQNEELCRKIGELHQQLEERELKIGALEAEVNDLRFECAELKDKLEENGKSTSDAEIMRLKKDLFAAKSDLADKLCQLDDTEVKLREKTVEHVQACKVVEKLCKTIPELEKEISRLKRNSIVSDPGNPAKNAPIVDENQQPVTQDEYDAVVQRLRALQKKNESLIAKLTGGSTDRNENIIIKQLNEELIQARDETDKAQRWRKDCMDLCAISTARLEELAGFLDSLLRNKEFSGSLPVDRRKAMRKAVDRSLDLSRSLNMSISVTGFSLPESSLAHLSCLSGYLDAGEDSLLEANKENRADESVGSVAKVIETLKAENRELRGQLAGHNKKDVRRKIIPALAEPLSDSEAWSEPDRDVSQARIGLEERTSLPNSASKVKSVVTRGGVLQELSSTSENENVGYLKKHTAELKQLQETVGTLTGALQEKDSKILDVQSRLVDLDNKLQEERMKASRMQAELENTRQVNQRLEKENGVQQDRSKTNEKRLEELTREIQQKDEVLEKLRKEREQAFVDLRVAVMKLDNLRTEHQEVQQKHKDQIETLLAQERQRLEDLRRDLSESFNSQLKAKQASFEASLSESYISKNIHQEKLQELQEVMFRLDDTEMQLLGMSEDQARLKKQLQDAESAVQSMRKTLDETTLQASKAAIERTKALNEKRQLEDELKHCQDDLRATKEEKNALNAKLQEIQGQLQLATQQRTPPKRLNSSSGAEGSIASGYTSEELLLVAGRPAKPERTSRPENSSPDLGIESDAGRHSHTESQAPPPAPSPARPLLKTLELTRSMSNLLMEPKEEAIQELNPTSATTTTTPPHDCAKIEADYAELKRRYKQTRRHLELAYDSIKSANRRKERLEQDIKQQIQKTNVVLKTVRTNMTNELEKSPSGGEVRKSVP
- the LOC120416133 gene encoding centrosomin isoform X5 produces the protein MDNSYSMGFRSPSMSALAGQTSPAQGRSLREYEEQMSALRKENFNLKLRIYFLEENAGLTAGHATSPTTADGNTSGGTPESLIKQNIDLKVELESLRKDLQEKQDLLLQAGKAMDLMEESSRKAQDHNREIIDDLEHRLELLHHEIKQMEQAERQQQQQANMTRSRLNETGLLDFLEKMDHRELNVQDKLQALEMDSVVRQCHEQNEELCRKIGELHQQLEERELKIGALEAEVNDLRFECAELKDKLEENGKSTSDAEIMRLKKDLFAAKSDLADKLCQLDDTEVKLREKTVEHVQACKVVEKLCKTIPELEKEISRLKRNSNPDPNPKEAVAKKIVSDPGNPAKNAPIVDENQQPVTQDEYDAVVQRLRALQKKNESLIAKLTGGSTDRNENIIIKQLNEELIQARDETDKAQRWRKDCMDLCAISTARLEELAGFLDSLLRNKEFSGSLPVDRRKAMRKAVDRSLDLSRSLNMSISVTGFSLPESSLAHLSCLSGYLDAGEDSLLEANKENRADESVGSVAKVIETLKAENRELRGQLAGHNKKDVRRKIIPALAEPLSDSEAWSEPDRDVSQARIGLEERTSLPNSASKVKSVVTRGGVLQELSSTSENENVGYLKKHTAELKQLQETVGTLTGALQEKDSKILDVQSRLVDLDNKLQEERMKASRMQAELENTRQVNQRLEKENGVQQDRSKTNEKRLEELTREIQQKDEVLEKLRKEREQAFVDLRVAVMKLDNLRTEHQEVQQKHKDQIETLLAQERQRLEDLRRDLSESFNSQLKAKQASFEASLSESYISKNIHQEKLQELQEVMFRLDDTEMQLLGMSEDQARLKKQLQDAESAVQSMRKTLDETTLQASKAAIERTKALNEKRQLEDELKHCQDDLRATKEEKNALNAKLQEIQGQLQLATQQRTPPKRLNSSSGAEGSIASGYTSEELLLVAGRPAKPERTSRPENSSPDLGIESDAGRHSHTESQAPPPAPSPARPLLKTLELTRSMSNLLMEPKEEAIQELNPTSATTTTTPPHDCAKIEADYAELKRRYKQTRRHLELAYDSIKSANRRKERLEQDIKQQIQKTNVVLKTVRTNMTNELEKSPSGGEVRKSVP
- the LOC120416133 gene encoding centrosomin isoform X4 yields the protein MDLSGAEVLDSMGFRSPSMSALAGQTSPAQGRSLREYEEQMSALRKENFNLKLRIYFLEENAGLTAGHATSPTTADGNTSGGTPESLIKQNIDLKVELESLRKDLQEKQDLLLQAGKAMDLMEESSRKAQDHNREIIDDLEHRLELLHHEIKQMEQAERQQQQQANMTRSRLNETGLLDFLEKMDHRELNVQDKLQALEMDSVVRQCHEQNEELCRKIGELHQQLEERELKIGALEAEVNDLRFECAELKDKLEENGKSTSDAEIMRLKKDLFAAKSDLADKLCQLDDTEVKLREKTVEHVQACKVVEKLCKTIPELEKEISRLKRNSNPDPNPKEAVAKKIVSDPGNPAKNAPIVDENQQPVTQDEYDAVVQRLRALQKKNESLIAKLTGGSTDRNENIIIKQLNEELIQARDETDKAQRWRKDCMDLCAISTARLEELAGFLDSLLRNKEFSGSLPVDRRKAMRKAVDRSLDLSRSLNMSISVTGFSLPESSLAHLSCLSGYLDAGEDSLLEANKENRADESVGSVAKVIETLKAENRELRGQLAGHNKKDVRRKIIPALAEPLSDSEAWSEPDRDVSQARIGLEERTSLPNSASKVKSVVTRGGVLQELSSTSENENVGYLKKHTAELKQLQETVGTLTGALQEKDSKILDVQSRLVDLDNKLQEERMKASRMQAELENTRQVNQRLEKENGVQQDRSKTNEKRLEELTREIQQKDEVLEKLRKEREQAFVDLRVAVMKLDNLRTEHQEVQQKHKDQIETLLAQERQRLEDLRRDLSESFNSQLKAKQASFEASLSESYISKNIHQEKLQELQEVMFRLDDTEMQLLGMSEDQARLKKQLQDAESAVQSMRKTLDETTLQASKAAIERTKALNEKRQLEDELKHCQDDLRATKEEKNALNAKLQEIQGQLQLATQQRTPPKRLNSSSGAEGSIASGYTSEELLLVAGRPAKPERTSRPENSSPDLGIESDAGRHSHTESQAPPPAPSPARPLLKTLELTRSMSNLLMEPKEEAIQELNPTSATTTTTPPHDCAKIEADYAELKRRYKQTRRHLELAYDSIKSANRRKERLEQDIKQQIQKTNVVLKTVRTNMTNELEKSPSGGEVRKSVP